A region from the Inhella inkyongensis genome encodes:
- the mraY gene encoding phospho-N-acetylmuramoyl-pentapeptide-transferase has protein sequence MLLALAQWLQQLYPEWGWLRVFQYITFRAVMSAMTALLIGLAFGPWVIRSLAALKIGQPVRAYGVQSHLAKSGTPTMGGVLILIGIAVSTLLWFDWSNRFVWVVMVVTFGFGAIGWVDDWRKVVDKNPEGMKSREKFFWQSVIGLIAALYLAFSVSETSFLRVAELFFRWVTSGFATELPPKADLMVPFFKTISMPLGVWGFILLSYFVIVGSSNAVNLTDGLDGLAIMPVVMVGSALGVFAYVTGSSVFSKYLFFPYIPGAGELLIFCAAMAGAGLAFLWFNAHPAQVFMGDVGALALGGALGTIAVITRQEIVLGIMGGIFVAEALSVMLQVSYFKYTKKKYGEGRRILKMSPLHHHFEKSGWTETQVVIRFWIITMLLCLVGLASLKLR, from the coding sequence ATGCTGCTGGCCCTGGCCCAATGGTTGCAACAGCTCTACCCCGAGTGGGGCTGGCTGCGCGTGTTTCAGTACATCACCTTCCGCGCCGTGATGAGCGCGATGACGGCCCTGCTGATCGGCTTGGCCTTTGGCCCCTGGGTGATCCGCAGCCTGGCGGCGCTGAAGATCGGCCAGCCGGTGCGCGCCTACGGCGTGCAAAGCCATCTGGCCAAGAGTGGCACACCCACCATGGGTGGGGTGCTGATCCTGATCGGCATCGCCGTCTCCACCCTGCTGTGGTTTGACTGGAGCAACCGTTTCGTCTGGGTGGTGATGGTGGTGACCTTTGGCTTCGGGGCGATCGGTTGGGTGGACGACTGGCGCAAGGTGGTCGACAAGAACCCCGAGGGCATGAAGAGCCGTGAGAAGTTCTTCTGGCAGTCGGTGATTGGCCTGATTGCCGCGCTCTACCTCGCCTTCTCGGTGTCCGAAACGAGCTTCCTGCGCGTGGCCGAGTTGTTCTTCCGCTGGGTCACCAGCGGCTTCGCGACCGAGCTGCCGCCCAAGGCCGACCTGATGGTGCCCTTCTTCAAGACCATCAGCATGCCGCTGGGCGTCTGGGGCTTCATCCTCTTGAGCTACTTCGTGATCGTGGGCAGCTCCAACGCCGTGAACCTCACCGACGGCCTGGATGGCCTGGCCATCATGCCGGTGGTGATGGTGGGCTCGGCCCTGGGCGTGTTCGCCTACGTGACCGGCAGCTCGGTGTTCTCGAAGTACCTGTTCTTTCCTTACATCCCGGGGGCGGGCGAGCTCTTGATCTTCTGCGCCGCCATGGCCGGTGCGGGGCTGGCCTTTCTGTGGTTCAACGCCCACCCGGCCCAGGTCTTCATGGGCGATGTGGGCGCGCTGGCCCTGGGCGGCGCCCTGGGCACCATCGCCGTCATCACGCGCCAGGAAATCGTGCTGGGCATCATGGGCGGCATCTTCGTGGCCGAGGCGCTCTCGGTGATGCTGCAGGTCAGCTACTTCAAGTACACGAAGAAGAAGTACGGCGAGGGTCGGCGCATCCTGAAGATGAGCCCGCTGCACCACCACTTCGAGAAGAGCGGCTGGACCGAGACCCAGGTGGTGATCCGGTTCTGGATCATCACCATGCTGCTCTGCCTGGTTGGCCTGGCCTCCCTGAAGCTGCGCTGA
- a CDS encoding UDP-N-acetylmuramoyl-tripeptide--D-alanyl-D-alanine ligase, with amino-acid sequence MSMWTLAEACQALQQRGVAAELVGNGAIAFARVHTDTRSLQAGDLFVALKGERFDAHDFLPQAAATGAVAALAERGLDGLNGIQVSDTRVALAELAGAWRARQSLPLIAVTGSNGKTTVTQMIASILRAWQGEAGFLATAGNFNNDIGVPLTLLRLDAEHGHHAAVVEIGMNHPGEIAPLARLAAPTVALVNNAQREHQEFMATVEATARENGAVLQALPPTGVAVFPADDPCAPIWFELAGSRPHLSFALQGEADVRADAQWLGTHWAVQMHTPAGELPVVLALPGVHNLRNALAACACALAAGAPLAAIQKGLEGFQAAKGRSALSTLRLDGRALTLVDDSYNANPDSMRAAIELLAGLEGPRWLLMGDMGEVGDQGPAFHAEVGELARERGIEHLWCAGSAVQHAAAAYGAAARVFSDSAALAAAIANEHPPARSVLAKGSRFTRMELAVAALRALEETPGRSQVSSPPPGGLTQSVRSGGPSSEEGAA; translated from the coding sequence ATGAGCATGTGGACCTTGGCCGAGGCCTGCCAGGCCCTGCAGCAGCGCGGTGTCGCCGCCGAACTGGTGGGGAATGGCGCCATCGCCTTCGCGCGCGTGCACACCGACACGCGCAGTCTTCAGGCCGGCGACCTCTTCGTGGCTTTGAAGGGTGAGCGTTTTGATGCGCACGACTTCCTGCCTCAGGCGGCGGCCACTGGGGCCGTGGCGGCCTTGGCCGAACGCGGCCTTGATGGGTTGAATGGCATCCAGGTGAGCGACACCCGGGTCGCCCTGGCCGAATTGGCCGGCGCTTGGCGCGCCCGCCAGAGCCTGCCGCTGATTGCGGTGACGGGTTCGAACGGCAAGACGACCGTGACGCAGATGATCGCCAGCATCCTTCGCGCCTGGCAGGGCGAGGCGGGCTTCCTGGCCACGGCCGGCAATTTCAACAACGACATTGGCGTGCCGCTGACCCTGCTGCGCCTGGATGCGGAGCACGGTCACCACGCCGCCGTGGTCGAGATCGGCATGAACCATCCGGGCGAGATCGCTCCGCTGGCGCGGCTGGCTGCGCCCACCGTGGCCCTGGTGAACAACGCGCAGCGCGAGCACCAGGAGTTCATGGCCACGGTGGAAGCCACCGCGCGCGAGAACGGTGCGGTGTTGCAGGCGCTGCCGCCCACGGGTGTGGCGGTGTTCCCGGCCGACGACCCTTGCGCGCCGATCTGGTTTGAGCTGGCCGGCAGCCGCCCGCACCTGAGCTTTGCACTGCAGGGCGAGGCCGATGTGCGCGCCGATGCGCAGTGGCTGGGCACGCATTGGGCGGTGCAGATGCACACCCCGGCCGGTGAGCTGCCGGTGGTGCTGGCCCTGCCGGGTGTGCACAACCTGCGCAATGCGTTGGCGGCCTGTGCCTGTGCGCTGGCCGCCGGGGCGCCGCTGGCTGCGATTCAAAAGGGCCTGGAAGGATTCCAGGCCGCCAAGGGCCGCTCGGCGCTCAGCACTCTGCGTCTGGACGGCCGCGCGCTGACCCTGGTGGACGACAGCTACAACGCCAACCCGGACTCGATGCGCGCCGCCATCGAGCTGCTGGCTGGCCTGGAAGGGCCGCGTTGGCTGCTGATGGGCGACATGGGTGAGGTCGGCGACCAGGGCCCGGCCTTCCACGCCGAGGTGGGTGAGCTGGCGCGCGAGCGTGGCATCGAGCATCTGTGGTGCGCCGGCAGCGCCGTGCAGCACGCGGCGGCCGCCTATGGGGCTGCAGCCCGTGTGTTCTCCGACTCGGCCGCCCTCGCTGCCGCCATTGCGAACGAGCACCCGCCAGCCCGCAGCGTGCTGGCCAAGGGTTCGCGCTTCACCCGCATGGAGCTGGCCGTGGCCGCTCTGCGTGCTCTTGAGGAAACGCCGGGCCGCTCCCAAGTTTCCTCACCCCCCCCGGGGGGCCTGACGCAAAGCGTCAGGTCAGGGGGCCCTAGTTCTGAAGAAGGAGCCGCCTGA
- a CDS encoding UDP-N-acetylmuramoyl-L-alanyl-D-glutamate--2,6-diaminopimelate ligase: MPITRLKSPEAAARWLREWCTGRLVSDSRQLRAGDAFVAWPGYARDGREFVAQALAAGASTCLVEADGVEAFGFDDARVAALPELKRHTGRIAAEFLGNPTEALDVVAVTGTNGKTSTAWWTAQALSRAGRRCGVVGTLGVGEPPAVDGSASPMPIEFTGLTTPDPVRLQAGFAAMRAAGFAACAIEASSHGIEEHRLPGTRIKVAQFTNLTQDHLDYHGTMAAYAAAKRKLFDWEGLQAAVLHVDDAQGAAWAAELQGQGRLEVWTVGLSEGARLRAAEVRYTAQGLAFEVIEGAERCAVQTGLIGDYNVHNWLGVLGALRALGLGLDEAIAAAAPVTPVPGRQQRIGRGTELPMVVVDYAHTPDALDKALSALKPLAAARGGQLHAVFGCGGDRDRSKRPQMGAIAARLADRVILTSDNPRSEPPEQILADIAAGVGAAPHQVIENRAEAIRQAVLGAAAADVVVVAGKGHEDYQEIQGIKHPFDDSQQARAALIERAGL; the protein is encoded by the coding sequence ATGCCGATTACCCGACTCAAGTCTCCCGAGGCCGCTGCGCGCTGGCTGCGCGAGTGGTGCACCGGCCGATTGGTCAGCGACAGCCGCCAGCTGCGCGCGGGCGATGCCTTCGTGGCCTGGCCGGGCTATGCCCGCGACGGCCGCGAGTTCGTCGCCCAGGCCCTGGCGGCGGGGGCTTCGACCTGCTTGGTGGAGGCCGATGGCGTCGAGGCCTTCGGCTTTGACGACGCCCGCGTGGCCGCCCTGCCGGAACTCAAGCGTCACACCGGCCGCATCGCTGCCGAGTTCTTGGGCAATCCGACCGAGGCCCTGGATGTGGTGGCCGTGACGGGCACCAATGGCAAGACCAGCACCGCCTGGTGGACTGCTCAGGCCCTGAGTCGCGCCGGTCGCCGCTGCGGCGTGGTGGGGACGCTGGGCGTGGGCGAGCCGCCGGCGGTGGACGGCTCGGCCAGCCCCATGCCGATCGAATTCACCGGCCTGACCACGCCCGACCCGGTGCGCCTGCAGGCCGGCTTTGCCGCCATGCGCGCGGCCGGCTTTGCGGCCTGCGCGATCGAGGCCAGCTCGCATGGCATCGAAGAGCACCGCCTGCCGGGCACGCGCATCAAGGTTGCGCAGTTCACCAACCTGACCCAGGACCATCTGGACTACCACGGCACCATGGCCGCCTATGCGGCCGCCAAGCGCAAGCTGTTCGACTGGGAGGGCCTGCAAGCCGCGGTGCTACACGTCGACGACGCGCAGGGCGCGGCCTGGGCGGCGGAGCTGCAGGGCCAGGGCCGCTTGGAGGTCTGGACCGTGGGCTTGAGCGAGGGCGCACGTCTGCGCGCCGCCGAGGTTCGCTACACCGCCCAGGGCTTGGCCTTCGAGGTCATCGAAGGCGCCGAGCGCTGTGCGGTGCAGACCGGCCTGATCGGCGACTACAACGTGCACAACTGGCTCGGTGTGCTGGGCGCCCTGCGCGCCCTGGGCCTGGGCTTGGATGAGGCGATCGCCGCCGCCGCCCCCGTGACCCCGGTGCCCGGGCGCCAGCAGCGCATCGGCCGCGGCACCGAGTTGCCGATGGTGGTGGTGGACTATGCCCACACCCCGGATGCGCTGGACAAGGCGCTCTCGGCCCTCAAGCCCCTGGCTGCTGCGCGCGGTGGTCAGTTGCACGCCGTGTTTGGTTGTGGCGGCGACCGCGACCGCAGCAAGCGCCCGCAGATGGGCGCCATTGCCGCCCGCCTGGCCGACCGCGTGATCCTGACCAGCGACAACCCGCGCAGCGAACCGCCCGAGCAGATCCTGGCCGACATTGCCGCCGGTGTGGGCGCAGCCCCGCATCAGGTGATCGAGAACCGTGCCGAGGCCATTCGCCAGGCGGTGTTGGGCGCGGCCGCGGCCGATGTGGTGGTGGTGGCCGGCAAGGGGCACGAGGACTACCAGGAGATCCAGGGCATCAAGCACCCGTTTGACGACTCCCAACAGGCGCGTGCGGCGCTGATCGAGCGGGCCGGTCTATGA
- a CDS encoding peptidoglycan D,D-transpeptidase FtsI family protein, whose product MKLFRRNTESAPTLSYASSPLLNVKTPVWRSRLLVAGVGLAFAGLLGRAVYVQVWAEDFFQTQGEQRYGATLELPASRGRIQDRNGSLLASSVAVPSAWGVPQEVDRSRVAELAKLLDLPQAELDKKLASPGRFVWLKRELDDASSQALKAAKIKGVYQDREFRRRYPEGEASAHVVGFTNLEDRGQEGIELAFQRQLQGQDGRRAVVRDRLGRIVEDMGDTLPAQHGQDVQLSLDAKVQFFAYQRLRDAVAEHKAKAGSVVVLDAQTGEVLALANYPSFDPATRKNLTGNQLRNRAITDVFEPGSTMKPFVAALALESGKVKPDTVINANPSSINISGWHPTDVHRYDALTVQQVIQKSSNVGTTKLAMMFERQEMHEMFSGIGLGQRPQLQFPGAVSGRLRPWKSWRPIEQATMSYGYGLSASLLQLARAYTVFAHDGELLPVTLNKRQPGEPVQGVRVFSPETAREVRTMLEMATTTQGTGPKAQVLGYSVGGKSGTAHKQEGKGYASNKYRSWFVGLSPISKPRVVVAVMVDEPSNGVYYGGAVAAPVFSQVVAQTLRLMNVAPDLDVQSQIVAMNAGAKQAPVLESF is encoded by the coding sequence ATGAAGCTGTTCCGCCGCAACACCGAGTCCGCACCGACGCTGAGCTATGCCAGCAGTCCGCTGCTGAACGTGAAGACGCCGGTCTGGCGCTCGCGTCTGCTGGTGGCCGGTGTGGGTCTGGCCTTCGCCGGCCTGCTGGGGCGGGCGGTGTACGTGCAGGTCTGGGCCGAGGACTTCTTCCAGACCCAGGGCGAGCAGCGCTATGGCGCCACCCTGGAGTTGCCCGCCAGTCGCGGTCGCATCCAGGATCGCAATGGCAGCTTGCTGGCTTCCAGCGTGGCGGTACCCTCAGCTTGGGGCGTGCCGCAGGAAGTGGACCGCAGCCGTGTGGCCGAACTGGCCAAGCTGCTGGACCTGCCTCAGGCTGAGCTCGACAAAAAGCTCGCCAGCCCGGGCCGCTTTGTGTGGCTCAAGCGCGAGCTGGACGACGCCAGTTCCCAGGCCCTGAAGGCCGCCAAGATCAAGGGCGTTTACCAGGACCGCGAGTTCCGTCGCCGCTACCCCGAAGGCGAGGCCTCGGCCCATGTGGTGGGCTTCACCAATCTGGAAGACCGTGGTCAAGAGGGCATCGAGCTGGCCTTCCAGCGCCAGCTCCAGGGCCAGGACGGCCGCCGTGCCGTGGTGCGTGACCGCCTGGGCCGCATCGTCGAAGACATGGGCGACACCCTGCCGGCCCAGCATGGTCAGGATGTGCAGCTCTCGCTGGATGCCAAGGTGCAGTTTTTCGCCTACCAGCGCCTGCGCGACGCGGTGGCCGAGCACAAGGCCAAGGCCGGCTCGGTGGTGGTGCTGGATGCCCAGACCGGCGAGGTGCTGGCGCTGGCCAATTACCCCAGCTTCGACCCCGCCACGCGCAAAAACCTGACCGGCAATCAGCTGCGCAACCGCGCCATCACCGATGTGTTCGAGCCGGGCTCGACCATGAAGCCCTTCGTCGCCGCGCTGGCCCTCGAATCCGGCAAGGTCAAGCCCGACACGGTCATCAATGCCAATCCGAGCAGCATCAACATCAGCGGCTGGCATCCCACCGACGTGCACCGCTACGACGCGCTGACGGTGCAGCAGGTGATTCAAAAGTCCAGCAATGTGGGCACCACCAAGCTGGCCATGATGTTCGAGCGCCAGGAGATGCACGAGATGTTCAGCGGCATCGGCTTGGGGCAGCGCCCGCAGCTGCAGTTCCCCGGTGCCGTCAGCGGCCGGCTGCGCCCCTGGAAGAGCTGGCGCCCGATCGAGCAGGCCACCATGAGCTATGGCTACGGCCTGTCGGCCAGCTTGTTGCAGCTGGCACGCGCCTACACCGTGTTTGCGCACGATGGTGAGTTGCTGCCCGTCACCCTGAACAAGCGCCAGCCCGGCGAGCCGGTGCAGGGCGTGCGCGTGTTCTCCCCCGAGACCGCGCGCGAGGTGCGCACCATGCTGGAGATGGCCACCACGACCCAAGGCACCGGCCCCAAGGCGCAGGTGCTGGGTTACAGCGTGGGCGGCAAGAGCGGCACCGCGCACAAGCAGGAAGGCAAGGGATACGCCAGCAACAAATACCGCAGCTGGTTTGTGGGCCTGTCGCCGATCAGCAAGCCCCGCGTGGTGGTGGCGGTGATGGTCGACGAGCCCAGCAACGGCGTCTATTACGGCGGCGCGGTGGCTGCCCCGGTGTTCAGCCAGGTGGTGGCACAGACCCTGCGCTTGATGAATGTGGCGCCTGATCTGGACGTGCAAAGCCAGATCGTGGCGATGAACGCGGGGGCCAAGCAGGCCCCCGTGCTCGAAAGTTTTTGA
- the ftsL gene encoding cell division protein FtsL, whose amino-acid sequence MLLRINILLLLAVVLSALHLVRQSHEHRRLFAALERGKFEARKLDADLQHLRAEREAEATNLRVEQLARERLQMRAITPAVTLNTPVMAAASAAAAVPAASAP is encoded by the coding sequence GTGCTGCTGCGCATCAACATCTTGCTGCTGCTGGCCGTGGTGCTGTCGGCCTTGCATTTGGTGCGCCAAAGCCATGAGCATCGCCGCCTGTTCGCGGCGCTGGAGCGCGGCAAGTTCGAGGCCCGCAAGCTCGATGCTGACTTGCAGCATCTGCGTGCCGAACGCGAGGCCGAGGCCACCAATCTACGCGTCGAGCAACTGGCCCGCGAGCGCCTGCAGATGCGCGCCATCACCCCGGCCGTGACCCTGAACACCCCTGTGATGGCCGCCGCCTCGGCTGCTGCGGCCGTCCCCGCCGCCTCCGCCCCATGA
- the rsmH gene encoding 16S rRNA (cytosine(1402)-N(4))-methyltransferase RsmH, which translates to MSSPSGADLHAGALADSSGARPHITVLLHEAVDALLHADADPNGLYVDGTFGRGGHSRLLLSRLGPQGRLVALDRDPAAQIAAASIQDPRFSLRHARFSEWAEVVAELGLGPVSGLLLDVGVSSPQIDAPERGFSFRADGPLDMRMDPTRGESAAEFLARADVRTLAEVIREYGEERFAGPIAKALVARRESGPALERTRDLAELVARVVKTREPGQDPATRTFQALRIHVNAELEELRSALDGTLKSLGLGGRLAVISFHSLEDRIVKRFIQTHSKDEPDRRAPFAPARQMPLQAIARIHPGADEVAANPRSRSAVLRVAQRAH; encoded by the coding sequence ATGAGCAGTCCCTCTGGTGCCGATCTTCACGCCGGCGCTCTCGCCGACAGCTCGGGCGCACGCCCGCACATCACCGTGCTCCTGCACGAGGCGGTGGATGCCTTGTTGCATGCCGATGCGGACCCCAACGGTCTGTATGTGGACGGTACCTTCGGGCGCGGCGGGCACAGCCGTTTGCTGCTCTCGCGCCTGGGTCCGCAGGGGCGCCTGGTGGCGTTGGACCGTGACCCGGCTGCGCAGATCGCGGCGGCCAGCATCCAGGATCCGCGCTTTTCGCTGCGCCACGCCCGTTTTTCCGAGTGGGCCGAGGTGGTGGCCGAGCTGGGTTTGGGTCCGGTCAGCGGATTGCTTTTGGATGTGGGTGTTTCCAGCCCGCAGATCGACGCCCCCGAGCGGGGTTTTTCCTTCCGTGCCGACGGTCCTTTGGACATGCGCATGGATCCGACCCGGGGCGAGTCTGCCGCCGAGTTTTTGGCACGCGCCGACGTGCGCACGCTTGCGGAGGTGATTCGTGAATACGGTGAAGAACGGTTTGCTGGCCCGATTGCAAAGGCGCTTGTGGCTCGCCGCGAATCCGGCCCCGCCCTTGAGCGCACCCGAGATCTGGCCGAACTCGTGGCGCGCGTCGTCAAAACCCGCGAGCCGGGCCAGGACCCTGCGACACGCACGTTTCAGGCTCTACGGATTCATGTCAACGCCGAGCTTGAAGAGCTGCGCAGCGCGCTCGATGGCACCCTGAAGAGTCTGGGCTTAGGTGGGCGGCTGGCGGTCATCAGCTTCCATTCACTGGAAGACCGCATCGTCAAGCGTTTCATTCAAACGCATAGCAAGGACGAGCCGGATCGCCGCGCCCCCTTCGCGCCGGCGCGACAGATGCCCTTGCAGGCCATCGCCCGCATTCATCCGGGTGCCGACGAGGTGGCCGCCAACCCGCGTTCGCGCAGCGCGGTGCTGCGTGTGGCGCAGCGCGCCCACTGA
- a CDS encoding division/cell wall cluster transcriptional repressor MraZ — protein sequence MFQGTSVLAMDAKGRTAVPTRFREALAAQCGSQLTLVKSPEGCLKLYPQPIWLELRARLLALPQDAAAWRRFLLGSAQDIELDGAGRFLIAPELRSFAKLQRDLKFMGVGSHFELWDAQVHADHEAATMASPMPASIAELNF from the coding sequence GTGTTTCAGGGGACTTCGGTCTTGGCGATGGATGCCAAGGGCCGGACCGCTGTGCCCACGCGTTTTCGCGAAGCCCTGGCGGCCCAGTGCGGTAGCCAGCTGACCTTGGTGAAGAGCCCTGAAGGCTGCCTGAAGCTCTACCCGCAGCCGATCTGGCTGGAACTGCGTGCTCGCCTGCTGGCCTTGCCGCAAGACGCCGCCGCCTGGCGCCGCTTTTTGCTGGGCAGCGCCCAGGACATCGAGCTCGATGGCGCCGGTCGCTTTCTGATCGCGCCGGAGCTGCGCAGCTTTGCCAAGCTGCAGCGCGACCTGAAGTTCATGGGCGTGGGCTCGCACTTCGAGCTCTGGGACGCCCAGGTGCACGCCGATCACGAGGCCGCCACCATGGCCTCGCCGATGCCAGCCTCGATTGCCGAACTCAATTTCTAA
- a CDS encoding helix-turn-helix domain-containing protein, protein MPDLPPRPATAANAAYRRSFYARWGRENVVVLGRTRFAEYVPIRHRLSVKRSWGGPEDYLLESRRLTVDEDQLLILNEGATYGSRIASRLQVLSMGVFFRPGLAPEMQAALRQSTAQWLDRGPLAESGPQPGFAENIRPVQGAVGRRLDAMRAAIEAGEDDELWLEEQMQALLAAMWQDETQWRARSQALHGMSASQHAELLRRVDAATDCLHSRYTESLTLDDLAQAARLSKFHLLRAFQRVHGQTPHQMLTQQRVQAARRLMDATELSLDEVARMSGLGTRQTLWRQLRKPAGLTKTP, encoded by the coding sequence ATGCCCGACCTGCCCCCGCGACCGGCCACGGCGGCCAATGCCGCCTACCGTCGCAGCTTTTATGCGCGCTGGGGCCGCGAGAACGTGGTGGTGCTGGGCCGCACCCGCTTTGCCGAGTACGTGCCCATCCGCCATCGGCTCTCGGTCAAGCGCAGCTGGGGCGGCCCCGAGGACTATCTGCTGGAGTCACGCCGTCTGACGGTGGATGAAGATCAGCTCCTGATCCTCAACGAGGGCGCCACCTATGGTTCCCGCATCGCCAGTCGGCTGCAGGTGCTGTCCATGGGCGTGTTCTTCCGCCCCGGCCTGGCGCCCGAGATGCAGGCCGCCCTGCGCCAGAGCACCGCGCAATGGCTCGATCGTGGCCCGCTGGCAGAGTCCGGCCCGCAACCCGGATTTGCCGAGAACATCCGCCCGGTGCAGGGCGCCGTGGGACGGCGACTCGATGCCATGCGCGCCGCCATCGAAGCCGGCGAGGACGATGAACTCTGGCTGGAAGAGCAGATGCAAGCCCTGCTGGCCGCCATGTGGCAGGACGAGACGCAATGGCGGGCGCGCAGCCAGGCGCTGCACGGCATGAGCGCCAGCCAGCATGCCGAGTTGCTGCGCCGTGTAGACGCCGCCACCGACTGCCTGCACAGCCGCTATACCGAGAGCCTGACCCTTGACGATCTGGCCCAGGCAGCGCGGCTCTCAAAGTTCCATCTGCTGCGCGCCTTTCAGCGCGTGCATGGGCAAACACCCCATCAAATGCTGACGCAACAGCGGGTTCAGGCCGCCCGGCGCCTGATGGATGCCACCGAGTTGTCGCTCGACGAAGTGGCGCGCATGAGCGGCCTGGGCACGCGGCAAACGCTATGGCGTCAACTGCGCAAGCCCGCCGGGCTCACCAAGACTCCTTGA
- a CDS encoding carbonic anhydrase, with the protein MRPGLALLLTTLLTTAQPLRADEPPKDLRGRLAEKLTAEGQAALKVSPKPGGKAAKPAKAEAAQGAHRPHWGYAGDGSPERWGELAPENRSCAIGTRQSPIDIRDTIKVDLERIQFDYKPSSFSVLDNGHTIQVNVEPGNSLQVMGRRFELLQFHFHKPSEERINGRSFDMVAHLVHKDAEGKLAVVAVLLERGKDQAQIQQVWNHLPLEKHQAQAAPVTLDLNQLLPTERGYYTFMGSLTTPPCSEGVLWLVMRQPVGIGAAQLAIFSKLYPMNARPIQPAGGRLIKESW; encoded by the coding sequence ATGCGCCCCGGACTTGCTCTGCTGCTGACGACCCTGCTGACAACGGCCCAGCCCCTGCGCGCTGATGAGCCCCCCAAGGACTTGCGCGGGCGCCTGGCCGAGAAGCTGACGGCCGAGGGTCAGGCCGCGCTCAAGGTCAGCCCCAAGCCCGGTGGCAAGGCGGCCAAACCCGCCAAGGCGGAGGCGGCGCAGGGTGCGCACCGGCCGCACTGGGGCTATGCCGGCGACGGCTCGCCCGAGCGCTGGGGCGAGCTAGCGCCCGAGAACCGCAGTTGCGCCATCGGCACGCGCCAGTCTCCCATCGACATCCGCGACACCATCAAGGTGGACCTGGAGCGCATCCAGTTTGACTACAAGCCCAGCAGCTTCTCCGTGCTGGACAACGGCCACACCATCCAGGTCAATGTGGAGCCTGGCAACAGCCTGCAGGTGATGGGGCGGCGCTTTGAGCTGCTGCAGTTCCACTTCCACAAGCCCAGTGAGGAACGCATCAACGGGCGCAGCTTCGACATGGTGGCGCACCTGGTGCACAAGGATGCCGAGGGCAAGCTGGCGGTGGTGGCGGTGCTGTTGGAGCGGGGCAAGGATCAGGCGCAGATCCAGCAGGTCTGGAACCACCTGCCGCTGGAAAAGCACCAGGCCCAGGCGGCGCCTGTAACCCTGGACCTCAACCAGCTCTTGCCCACCGAGCGCGGCTACTACACCTTTATGGGCAGTCTGACCACGCCGCCCTGCAGCGAAGGCGTGCTGTGGCTGGTGATGCGTCAGCCGGTCGGCATCGGGGCGGCGCAGTTGGCCATCTTCAGCAAGCTCTACCCGATGAATGCGCGGCCGATCCAACCGGCCGGCGGGCGGCTGATCAAGGAGTCTTGGTGA